In Citrus sinensis cultivar Valencia sweet orange chromosome 2, DVS_A1.0, whole genome shotgun sequence, a single genomic region encodes these proteins:
- the LOC102614314 gene encoding protein MAIN-LIKE 2 isoform X1, whose product MDTSTTNPGPLDPSVLYDQEKHVSSAVWEGQERGALRCHEHTSKLGEWKLTPKQIELVERAGFGYLRKIPAISLDNPLISALVERWRRETNTFHFTVGEMTVTLQDVALLLGLAIDGKPVIGTTHTTCHSVCLKYLGSSPEAKYASGGMVKLSWLKEFFSNCPLDASVEVIERYTRAYLLYLVGSTIFSTTTGNKVPVMYLPLFEDFDEAGRYAWGAAALAFLYRALGNASVKSQSTICGCLTLLQCWSYYHLDVGKPKLNKDPMHCHFPFVLSWKGKQSGPTTNRDVVFYRKALDSLKPSDVQWVPYTIKDETEIPLNIRNTLILGRSRTMLICFDKAERHLPDRCLRQYKMLQGIPEDVPRWVRKSRGVDGGVDLATKMESELNEWADRRLQIVEEDDDADESEYMHWYLRITRRVVGRPISLSSEFQRTISGLRDIAYLADTFSDKGLDAQQFESISRIRCIAQECLRDQVESPVMVSVTPQTELGKRARGKERIRRKGSGKRKRDNDFVEGPVASEDESQFGGAVVEVHQMLRQADGEAEHLQLIHAVGSSDDARLGLADAIDKVDDTEFCDATNEVDESQLYTSEVNGSHLCDAPYEAHDSQLSHVAAKSDLQSVKGSVEVVTQASQLHDATNEANASKVRHATDEIKVSQMSDAADEVKYAQIPDATDVVNDAQTCDQPAHVNDTEMYDTTVEVSYPQPEHVAGENDALTAKEEEEVIPQSSLETVEDIGKQGDNSIVA is encoded by the exons ATGGATACTTCAACGACCAATCCTGGACCACTTGATCCTTCTGTGCTTTATGATCAAGAGAAGCATGTTTCCTCTGCTGTTTGGGAGGGCCAG GAGCGGGGCGCCCTTAGATGTCATGAACACACTTCAAAGTTAGGAGAATGGAAGTTGACACCGAAACAAATTGAGTTAGTTGAAAGAGCTGGATTTGGTTATTTAAGAAAGATTCCGGCAATAAGTTTAGACAATCCGCTGATATCAGCATTGGTTGAGCGATGGAGGAGAGAGACGAATACATTTCATTTCACGGTGGGTGAAATGACTGTGACTTTACAAGACGTGGCGTTATTGTTAGGATTGGCAATTGATGGCAAGCCTGTGATTGGAACGACACACACTACTTGTCATTCTGTTTGTCTTAAGTATTTAGGGAGTTCGCCGGAGGCAAAGTATGCGAGTGGCGGGATGGTGAAATTGAGTTGGTTGAaggaatttttttcaaattgtccCCTGGATGCTTCAGTTGAAGTGATTGAGAGATACACTAGAGCTTACTTGTTGTATCTTGTCGGAAGTACGATATTTTCTACTACTACGGGGAATAAGGTGCCTGTCATGTATCTTCCGTTGTTTGAGGATTTTGATGAAGCTGGGAGGTATGCTTGGGGTGCTGCTGCTTTGGCCTTTTTATATAGGGCACTCGGGAATGCCTCTGTGAAATCGCAAAGTACAATATGTGGTTGTTTGACATTACTACAG TGTTGGAGCTATTATCATCTCGATGTAGGCAAGCCCAAGCTTAATAAGGATCCAATGCATTGCCATTTTCCATTTGTACTGTCATGGAAGGGAAAACAAAGTGGCCCAACAACTAACCGGGATGTAGTTTTTTACCGTAAGGCGTTGGACTCCCTGAAACCATCTGAT GTTCAGTGGGTTCCTTACACAATTAAGGACGAAACAGAAATACCATTGAATATCAGAAATACTCTGATTCTGGGAAGATCAAGAACAATGTTGATATGCTTTGACAAGGCAGAAAGACACCTTCCCGATCGCTGCCTAAGGCAATACAAAATGCTTCAAGGAATTCCAGAAGATGTACCACGATGGGTGAGAAAGAGTCGTGGAGTTGATGGTGGGGTGGATTTGGCAACAAAAATGGAGTCAGAGCTTAATGAATGGGCAGACCGTAGACTTCAGATTGtcgaagaagatgatgatgcaGATGAAAGTGAATACATGCATTGGTACCTAAGAATTACCCGTAGAGTTGTTGGAAGACCTATATCCCTCTCATCTGAGTTTCAGAGAACG ATTTCAGGTTTAAGGGATATTGCATACTTAGCAGATACATTCTCAGACAAAGGTTTGGATGCTCAACAATTTGAGTCAATTTCTAGGATAAGGTGCATTGCTCAGGAATGTTTGAGAGACCAAGTTGAAAGTCCAGTTATGGTATCGGTGACCCCACAAACTGAACTTGGGAAACGGGCCAGGGGGAAggaaagaataagaagaaagGGTTCTGGAAAAAGGAAGCGGGACAATGATTTTGTGGAAGGTCCGGTAGCCAGTGAGGATGAATCTCAATTTGGTGGAGCAGTTGTTGAGGTTCATCAGATGTTACGTCAAGCTGATGGGGAGGCAGAACATTTACAGTTAATTCATGCAGTTGGTAGTAGTGATGATGCACGCCTGGGTCTTGCTGATGCTATTGACAAGGTTGATGACACAGAGTTCTGCGATGCAACTAATGAGGTTGATGAATCTCAGCTCTATACTTCTGAGGTCAATGGATCTCATCTCTGTGATGCACCTTATGAGGCCCATGACTCCCAGCTCTCTCATGTTGCTGCAAAGAGTGACCTCCAGTCAGTCAAAGGTTCAGTGGAGGTTGTCACACAGGCATCTCAGCTACATGATGCTACTAATGAAGCCAATGCTTCAAAAGTTCGCCATGCAACTGATGAGATCAAGGTCTCGCAAATGTCTGATGCAGCTGATGAGGTCAAGTATGCTCAGATTCCTGATGCAACTGATGTGGTCAATGACGCACAAACTTGTGATCAACCTGCACATGTCAATGACACGGAAATGTATGATACAACCGTCGAAGTCAGTTACCCACAGCCTGAACATGTTGCTGGTGAGAATGATGCTCTTACTGCCAAAGAGGAGGAAGAGGTTATTCCACAGTCATCTCTAGAAACTGTTGAGGATATAGGAAAGCAGGGTGATAACAGCATTGTAGCTTAG
- the LOC102614314 gene encoding protein MAIN-LIKE 2 isoform X2 — MTVTLQDVALLLGLAIDGKPVIGTTHTTCHSVCLKYLGSSPEAKYASGGMVKLSWLKEFFSNCPLDASVEVIERYTRAYLLYLVGSTIFSTTTGNKVPVMYLPLFEDFDEAGRYAWGAAALAFLYRALGNASVKSQSTICGCLTLLQCWSYYHLDVGKPKLNKDPMHCHFPFVLSWKGKQSGPTTNRDVVFYRKALDSLKPSDVQWVPYTIKDETEIPLNIRNTLILGRSRTMLICFDKAERHLPDRCLRQYKMLQGIPEDVPRWVRKSRGVDGGVDLATKMESELNEWADRRLQIVEEDDDADESEYMHWYLRITRRVVGRPISLSSEFQRTISGLRDIAYLADTFSDKGLDAQQFESISRIRCIAQECLRDQVESPVMVSVTPQTELGKRARGKERIRRKGSGKRKRDNDFVEGPVASEDESQFGGAVVEVHQMLRQADGEAEHLQLIHAVGSSDDARLGLADAIDKVDDTEFCDATNEVDESQLYTSEVNGSHLCDAPYEAHDSQLSHVAAKSDLQSVKGSVEVVTQASQLHDATNEANASKVRHATDEIKVSQMSDAADEVKYAQIPDATDVVNDAQTCDQPAHVNDTEMYDTTVEVSYPQPEHVAGENDALTAKEEEEVIPQSSLETVEDIGKQGDNSIVA; from the exons ATGACTGTGACTTTACAAGACGTGGCGTTATTGTTAGGATTGGCAATTGATGGCAAGCCTGTGATTGGAACGACACACACTACTTGTCATTCTGTTTGTCTTAAGTATTTAGGGAGTTCGCCGGAGGCAAAGTATGCGAGTGGCGGGATGGTGAAATTGAGTTGGTTGAaggaatttttttcaaattgtccCCTGGATGCTTCAGTTGAAGTGATTGAGAGATACACTAGAGCTTACTTGTTGTATCTTGTCGGAAGTACGATATTTTCTACTACTACGGGGAATAAGGTGCCTGTCATGTATCTTCCGTTGTTTGAGGATTTTGATGAAGCTGGGAGGTATGCTTGGGGTGCTGCTGCTTTGGCCTTTTTATATAGGGCACTCGGGAATGCCTCTGTGAAATCGCAAAGTACAATATGTGGTTGTTTGACATTACTACAG TGTTGGAGCTATTATCATCTCGATGTAGGCAAGCCCAAGCTTAATAAGGATCCAATGCATTGCCATTTTCCATTTGTACTGTCATGGAAGGGAAAACAAAGTGGCCCAACAACTAACCGGGATGTAGTTTTTTACCGTAAGGCGTTGGACTCCCTGAAACCATCTGAT GTTCAGTGGGTTCCTTACACAATTAAGGACGAAACAGAAATACCATTGAATATCAGAAATACTCTGATTCTGGGAAGATCAAGAACAATGTTGATATGCTTTGACAAGGCAGAAAGACACCTTCCCGATCGCTGCCTAAGGCAATACAAAATGCTTCAAGGAATTCCAGAAGATGTACCACGATGGGTGAGAAAGAGTCGTGGAGTTGATGGTGGGGTGGATTTGGCAACAAAAATGGAGTCAGAGCTTAATGAATGGGCAGACCGTAGACTTCAGATTGtcgaagaagatgatgatgcaGATGAAAGTGAATACATGCATTGGTACCTAAGAATTACCCGTAGAGTTGTTGGAAGACCTATATCCCTCTCATCTGAGTTTCAGAGAACG ATTTCAGGTTTAAGGGATATTGCATACTTAGCAGATACATTCTCAGACAAAGGTTTGGATGCTCAACAATTTGAGTCAATTTCTAGGATAAGGTGCATTGCTCAGGAATGTTTGAGAGACCAAGTTGAAAGTCCAGTTATGGTATCGGTGACCCCACAAACTGAACTTGGGAAACGGGCCAGGGGGAAggaaagaataagaagaaagGGTTCTGGAAAAAGGAAGCGGGACAATGATTTTGTGGAAGGTCCGGTAGCCAGTGAGGATGAATCTCAATTTGGTGGAGCAGTTGTTGAGGTTCATCAGATGTTACGTCAAGCTGATGGGGAGGCAGAACATTTACAGTTAATTCATGCAGTTGGTAGTAGTGATGATGCACGCCTGGGTCTTGCTGATGCTATTGACAAGGTTGATGACACAGAGTTCTGCGATGCAACTAATGAGGTTGATGAATCTCAGCTCTATACTTCTGAGGTCAATGGATCTCATCTCTGTGATGCACCTTATGAGGCCCATGACTCCCAGCTCTCTCATGTTGCTGCAAAGAGTGACCTCCAGTCAGTCAAAGGTTCAGTGGAGGTTGTCACACAGGCATCTCAGCTACATGATGCTACTAATGAAGCCAATGCTTCAAAAGTTCGCCATGCAACTGATGAGATCAAGGTCTCGCAAATGTCTGATGCAGCTGATGAGGTCAAGTATGCTCAGATTCCTGATGCAACTGATGTGGTCAATGACGCACAAACTTGTGATCAACCTGCACATGTCAATGACACGGAAATGTATGATACAACCGTCGAAGTCAGTTACCCACAGCCTGAACATGTTGCTGGTGAGAATGATGCTCTTACTGCCAAAGAGGAGGAAGAGGTTATTCCACAGTCATCTCTAGAAACTGTTGAGGATATAGGAAAGCAGGGTGATAACAGCATTGTAGCTTAG
- the LOC102629911 gene encoding BTB/POZ domain-containing protein At5g48130: MDVVSSKDSSVASSPFSSPNISALLKIKIVSWSQETGLPVSIRVRVGNITFNLHKFPLFSKSGYFKKRLNESNEYELPQHFPGGPETFEMIVLFIYGSSTLIDPFNVTALRCAAEFLEMTEEYCSGNLCERFDLYLNQVVFQSWDDTLIVLQRCQTLLPSTEELLIVSRCIESLAFMACMEILDPERRREKPVVTLEALTSQAWCCERVKGIVSQELWIKDLLALPFGFFRRIIGSLRRQGMKEKYVNPIIVFYANKWLLYKKTRQFWENSDDKSGDKDTNSKCSEILQGILDLLPLQEKASRVIPVGFYFALLSRSLEVGLRSDSRAKLQEQIASLLHFAQVEDFLFPATGTQSISSSLELIIMESIFSKYVSFNMDTNHTPSASNSIVAELWDTFLCHITSDPKMEPKRFMELVETVPVSWRQSHDQLYRAMIIFLKAHRHLSQEEKGSVCKYLDCQKLSQEACIEAVQNELMPLRLIVQALFVQQLNTHQAFKDCSESFRYMHRGEFSGSLPSRRCPNSKSLNQSESSFTDEAEPGSRPFSFLPTKDLAMKSCELSRTDYESTSFRIQNLEQELMSLKRSVVQNISKKTESVSTKQQNMKFYGRESRSLSKKRNPLGQVTGCIGSVNFASQRKYARKLLKVFRRISIFGSRKSKRKSGASGEWAKSI, translated from the exons ATGGATGTTGTCAGCTCAAAAGATAGTTCAGTGGCTTCCAGTCCTTTCTCTTCACCTAACATAAGTGCGCTGCTGAAGATTAAGATTGTTTCATG GAGCCAAGAGACTGGTTTGCCTGTTTCCATTCGTGTTCGAGTTGGCAACATAACTTTCAACTTGCACAAG TTCCCACTGTTTTCAAAGAGTGGATACTTCAAGAAGAGATTGAATGAATCAAATGAATATGAGCTACCACAACATTTTCCGGGAGGGCCAGAAACCTTTGAGATGATTGTGTTGTTCATCTATGGCTCCTCCACATTGATTGACCCTTTTAATGTAACAGCCCTTCGATGTGCAGCAGAATTTCTTGAAATGACAGAAGAATACTGCTCTGGCAATCTCTGTGAGCGCTTTGATCTATATTTAAACCAAGTAGTGTTCCAAAGTTGGGATGATACTCTGATTGTTCTACAAAGATGCCAAACCTTGCTGCCCTCGACTGAAGAGCTGTTAATTGTCAGCCGCTGCATTGAATCCCTTGCTTTCATGGCTTGTATGGAGATTCTTGATCCGGAAAGGAGACGGGAGAAACCAGTTGTCACATTGGAGGCATTGACTAGCCAAGCCTGGTGCTGTGAAAGAGTGAAGGGGATAGTGAGCCAGGAGCTGTGGATCAAAGATCTCTTAGCTCTACCATTTGGATTCTTCAGAAGGATAATAGGATCCTTGAGAAGGCAAggaatgaaagaaaagtatgtAAATCCCATCATCGTTTTCTATGCAAACAAATGGCTATTATACAAGAAGACACGCCAATTCTGGGAAAACTCTGATGACAAAAGTGGTGACAAGGACACAAATAGCAAGTGTTCAGAGATTTTGCAAGGAATTCTTGATTTACTTCCTTTGCAAGAGAAGGCAAGCAGAGTGATTCCTGTTGGATTCTACTTTGCATTGCTTTCTAGATCCCTAGAGGTTGGTTTGAGAAGTGACAGTAGGGCAAAGTTGCAAGAACAAATTGCGTCTCTTTTGCACTTTGCTCAAGTGgaggattttctttttccagcAACTGGGACACAATCAATTTCTTCCAGCTTAGAGTTGATTATAATGGAGagcatattttcaaaatatgtttCCTTTAATATGGACACCAACCATACTCCTTCAGCAAGCAACTCAATTGTTGCAGAGTTATGGGACACATTTCTCTGCCATATAACTTCTGACCCGAAAATGGAGCCCAAAAGATTCATGGAACTTGTTGAAACTGTTCCAGTTTCTTGGAGACAGAGCCATGATCAACTCTATAGAGCAATGATTATCTTCCTCAAG GCACACAGGCATCTATCCCAAGAAGAGAAAGGGTCAGTATGTAAATACCTTGACTGCCAAAAACTGTCACAAGAGGCATGCATTGAAGCAGTTCAAAATGAGTTGATGCCACTACGCTTAATTGTCCAGGCTCTGTTTGTTCAGCAGCTGAACACACATCAGGCTTTCAAAGATTGCTCTGAGTCATTTAGGTACATGCATCGTGGAGAGTTCTCTGGCAGCTTACCAAGCAGAAGGTGTCCAAACTCCAAAAGCCTGAATCAGAGTGAAAGCTCATTTACAGATGAAGCAGAACCTGGCAGCAGACCTTTTAGCTTCTTACCAACGAAAGACCTAGCAATGAAAAGTTGTGAGCTTTCAAGAACGGATTATGAGTCCACCAGCTTCAGGATTCAGAATCTGGAACAAGAGCTCATGTCCCTGAAGAGAAGTGTTGTACAGAACATTTCAAAGAAAACAGAATCGGTTTCAACCAAACAACAGAATATGAAATTCTATGGTCGCGAAAGTCGATCATTGAGCAAGAAGAGAAACCCACTTGGACAAGTGACTGGCTGCATTGGCTCTGTGAATTTTGCTTCGCAGAGAAAATACGCTAGGAAGCTATTGAAGGTCTTTCGTCGGATTTCCATTTTTGGAAGCAGAAAATCAAAGAGAAAGTCAGGTGCGTCTGGTGAATGGGCCAAATCAATCTAG
- the LOC102613812 gene encoding probable serine/threonine-protein kinase WNK11 isoform X1, translating into MNELGTASSLMPAANSNMSDRDGEPFVEVDPSGRFGRYSDLLGSGAVKKVYRAFDQEEGIEVAWNQVRLSHFSEDPVLVNRLHSEVQLLRTLKNKYIIVCYSVWLDDQHNTLNFITEVCTSGNLRTYRKKHRHVSIKALKKWSKQVLEGLEYLHTHEPCIIHRDLNCSNIFINGNIGQIGDLGFAAIVGRSHAAHSIIGTPEYMAPELYEEDYTEMVDIYSFGLCLLEMVTMEIPYSECDSVAKIYKKVTGGVKPQALNKVKDPEVKAFIEKCIAQPRARPSASELLKDPFFSELNDDDSEPSP; encoded by the exons ATGAACGAGCTTGGAACTGCATCCTCTTTG ATGCCAGCTGCAAATTCCAATATGTCTGATAGAGATGGAGAACCCTTTGTCGAGGTTGATCCTTCTGGTCGGTTTGGGCGATACAGTGATCTGCTCGGTTCTGGTGCCGTGAAGAAAGTTTATAGGGCATTTGATCAGGAGGAAGGTATAGAGGTGGCATGGAATCAGGTGAGATTGAGTCATTTCAGTGAAGATCCTGTGCTCGTGAATAGGCTTCATTCAGAAGTTCAGTTGCTGAGAACGTTGAAGAACAAGTATATCATTGTGTGTTATAGTGTATGGTTGGATGACCAGCATAACACACTGAACTTTATCACTGAGGTGTGCACGTCAGGAAACCTGAGAACTTACAGGAAGAAGCATCGACATGTGTCTATTAAGGCCTTAAAGAAGTGGTCAAAGCAGGTGCTTGAGGGATTGGAGTATCTACACACGCATGAACCTTGCATTATTCACCGAGATCTCAATTGCAGTAATATCTTTATCAATGGAAACATTGGTCAG ATAGGGGATCTAGGCTTTGCAGCAATAGTGGGTAGGAGTCATGCAGCCCATTCAATCATTGGCACACCAGAGTATATGGCACCAGAGCTGTACGAAGAGGATTACACTGAGATGGTGGACATATACTCTTTTGGATTGTGCTTGCTTGAGATGGTGACTATGGAGATACCTTACAGCGAATGTGACAGTGTTGCCAAGATATACAAGAAGGTCACAGGTGGAGTTAAACCCCAAGCCTTGAACAAAGTGAAAGATCCGGAAGTGAAGGCATTCATAGAGAAGTGCATAGCACAGCCGAGGGCCAGACCTTCAGCTTCCGAACTTCTCAAGGACCCATTCTTCTCTGAACTCAATGATGATGACAGTGAACCTTCTCCTTGA
- the LOC102613812 gene encoding probable serine/threonine-protein kinase WNK11 isoform X4, with product MNELGTASSLMPAANSNMSDRDGEPFVEVDPSGRFGRYSDLLGSGAVKKVYRAFDQEEGIEVAWNQVRLSHFSEDPVLVNRLHSEVQLLRTLKNKYIIVCYSVWLDDQHNTLNFITEVCTSGNLRTYRKKHRHVSIKALKKWSKQVLEGLEYLHTHEPCIIHRDLNCSNIFINGNIGQVKIGDLGFAAIVGRSHAAHSIIGTPEYMAPELYEEDYTEMVDIYSFGLCLLEMVTMEIPYSECDSVAKIYKKVTGGVKPQALNKVKDPEVKAFIEKCIAQPRARPSASELLKDPFFSELNDDDSEPSP from the exons ATGAACGAGCTTGGAACTGCATCCTCTTTG ATGCCAGCTGCAAATTCCAATATGTCTGATAGAGATGGAGAACCCTTTGTCGAGGTTGATCCTTCTGGTCGGTTTGGGCGATACAGTGATCTGCTCGGTTCTGGTGCCGTGAAGAAAGTTTATAGGGCATTTGATCAGGAGGAAGGTATAGAGGTGGCATGGAATCAGGTGAGATTGAGTCATTTCAGTGAAGATCCTGTGCTCGTGAATAGGCTTCATTCAGAAGTTCAGTTGCTGAGAACGTTGAAGAACAAGTATATCATTGTGTGTTATAGTGTATGGTTGGATGACCAGCATAACACACTGAACTTTATCACTGAGGTGTGCACGTCAGGAAACCTGAGAACTTACAGGAAGAAGCATCGACATGTGTCTATTAAGGCCTTAAAGAAGTGGTCAAAGCAGGTGCTTGAGGGATTGGAGTATCTACACACGCATGAACCTTGCATTATTCACCGAGATCTCAATTGCAGTAATATCTTTATCAATGGAAACATTGGTCAG GTGAAGATAGGGGATCTAGGCTTTGCAGCAATAGTGGGTAGGAGTCATGCAGCCCATTCAATCATTGGCACACCAGAGTATATGGCACCAGAGCTGTACGAAGAGGATTACACTGAGATGGTGGACATATACTCTTTTGGATTGTGCTTGCTTGAGATGGTGACTATGGAGATACCTTACAGCGAATGTGACAGTGTTGCCAAGATATACAAGAAGGTCACAGGTGGAGTTAAACCCCAAGCCTTGAACAAAGTGAAAGATCCGGAAGTGAAGGCATTCATAGAGAAGTGCATAGCACAGCCGAGGGCCAGACCTTCAGCTTCCGAACTTCTCAAGGACCCATTCTTCTCTGAACTCAATGATGATGACAGTGAACCTTCTCCTTGA
- the LOC102613812 gene encoding probable serine/threonine-protein kinase WNK11 isoform X2: MPAANSNMSDRDGEPFVEVDPSGRFGRYSDLLGSGAVKKVYRAFDQEEGIEVAWNQVRLSHFSEDPVLVNRLHSEVQLLRTLKNKYIIVCYSVWLDDQHNTLNFITEVCTSGNLRTYRKKHRHVSIKALKKWSKQVLEGLEYLHTHEPCIIHRDLNCSNIFINGNIGQVKIGDLGFAAIVGRSHAAHSIIGTPEYMAPELYEEDYTEMVDIYSFGLCLLEMVTMEIPYSECDSVAKIYKKVTGGVKPQALNKVKDPEVKAFIEKCIAQPRARPSASELLKDPFFSELNDDDSEPSP, encoded by the exons ATGCCAGCTGCAAATTCCAATATGTCTGATAGAGATGGAGAACCCTTTGTCGAGGTTGATCCTTCTGGTCGGTTTGGGCGATACAGTGATCTGCTCGGTTCTGGTGCCGTGAAGAAAGTTTATAGGGCATTTGATCAGGAGGAAGGTATAGAGGTGGCATGGAATCAGGTGAGATTGAGTCATTTCAGTGAAGATCCTGTGCTCGTGAATAGGCTTCATTCAGAAGTTCAGTTGCTGAGAACGTTGAAGAACAAGTATATCATTGTGTGTTATAGTGTATGGTTGGATGACCAGCATAACACACTGAACTTTATCACTGAGGTGTGCACGTCAGGAAACCTGAGAACTTACAGGAAGAAGCATCGACATGTGTCTATTAAGGCCTTAAAGAAGTGGTCAAAGCAGGTGCTTGAGGGATTGGAGTATCTACACACGCATGAACCTTGCATTATTCACCGAGATCTCAATTGCAGTAATATCTTTATCAATGGAAACATTGGTCAG GTGAAGATAGGGGATCTAGGCTTTGCAGCAATAGTGGGTAGGAGTCATGCAGCCCATTCAATCATTGGCACACCAGAGTATATGGCACCAGAGCTGTACGAAGAGGATTACACTGAGATGGTGGACATATACTCTTTTGGATTGTGCTTGCTTGAGATGGTGACTATGGAGATACCTTACAGCGAATGTGACAGTGTTGCCAAGATATACAAGAAGGTCACAGGTGGAGTTAAACCCCAAGCCTTGAACAAAGTGAAAGATCCGGAAGTGAAGGCATTCATAGAGAAGTGCATAGCACAGCCGAGGGCCAGACCTTCAGCTTCCGAACTTCTCAAGGACCCATTCTTCTCTGAACTCAATGATGATGACAGTGAACCTTCTCCTTGA
- the LOC102613812 gene encoding probable serine/threonine-protein kinase WNK11 isoform X3, which translates to MSDRDGEPFVEVDPSGRFGRYSDLLGSGAVKKVYRAFDQEEGIEVAWNQVRLSHFSEDPVLVNRLHSEVQLLRTLKNKYIIVCYSVWLDDQHNTLNFITEVCTSGNLRTYRKKHRHVSIKALKKWSKQVLEGLEYLHTHEPCIIHRDLNCSNIFINGNIGQVKIGDLGFAAIVGRSHAAHSIIGTPEYMAPELYEEDYTEMVDIYSFGLCLLEMVTMEIPYSECDSVAKIYKKVTGGVKPQALNKVKDPEVKAFIEKCIAQPRARPSASELLKDPFFSELNDDDSEPSP; encoded by the exons ATGTCTGATAGAGATGGAGAACCCTTTGTCGAGGTTGATCCTTCTGGTCGGTTTGGGCGATACAGTGATCTGCTCGGTTCTGGTGCCGTGAAGAAAGTTTATAGGGCATTTGATCAGGAGGAAGGTATAGAGGTGGCATGGAATCAGGTGAGATTGAGTCATTTCAGTGAAGATCCTGTGCTCGTGAATAGGCTTCATTCAGAAGTTCAGTTGCTGAGAACGTTGAAGAACAAGTATATCATTGTGTGTTATAGTGTATGGTTGGATGACCAGCATAACACACTGAACTTTATCACTGAGGTGTGCACGTCAGGAAACCTGAGAACTTACAGGAAGAAGCATCGACATGTGTCTATTAAGGCCTTAAAGAAGTGGTCAAAGCAGGTGCTTGAGGGATTGGAGTATCTACACACGCATGAACCTTGCATTATTCACCGAGATCTCAATTGCAGTAATATCTTTATCAATGGAAACATTGGTCAG GTGAAGATAGGGGATCTAGGCTTTGCAGCAATAGTGGGTAGGAGTCATGCAGCCCATTCAATCATTGGCACACCAGAGTATATGGCACCAGAGCTGTACGAAGAGGATTACACTGAGATGGTGGACATATACTCTTTTGGATTGTGCTTGCTTGAGATGGTGACTATGGAGATACCTTACAGCGAATGTGACAGTGTTGCCAAGATATACAAGAAGGTCACAGGTGGAGTTAAACCCCAAGCCTTGAACAAAGTGAAAGATCCGGAAGTGAAGGCATTCATAGAGAAGTGCATAGCACAGCCGAGGGCCAGACCTTCAGCTTCCGAACTTCTCAAGGACCCATTCTTCTCTGAACTCAATGATGATGACAGTGAACCTTCTCCTTGA